From a single Limibacillus halophilus genomic region:
- the ubiB gene encoding 2-polyprenylphenol 6-hydroxylase — MRRSLRSFYRLFTIARTLARHDALAFVEDLGIAPGLCRTLRFFSPRRKSGRPGQKLASALTELGPSFVKLGQFLSTRADLLGEEVALDLAELQDHLPPFPSDQARRVIERELGQPVATLFSAFSEEAVSAASIAQVHFAVTSEGEEVAVKILRPQIERAFRRDLDLFYWLANLSLRAQPRLARLKPVDLVRLFEEQVTMEMDLRLEAAAASELAENFEHDPTYVVPHVDWERTARRVLTTTRLSGIPLDDREALLAAGHDLEEVLTRAAATFFNQVFRDGFFHGDQHPGNMFVDSDGNIGAVDFGIMGRLDHETRMVLADMLLAVLAKDYRRLAQVQVDAGFLPAGRPLDSYVQALRSVCEPIFGKPLAEISFANLLTQLFQLTESFELEVQPQLTLLQKNMMMAEGVSRVLDPRLNIWSLAEPLIADWVARNRGAPARAREGLQTLEATLRRIPRIVENLERATKELANDGLRLAPQDSHRMRWSEKVALAAAFTAAILALFALLD, encoded by the coding sequence ATGCGGCGTAGCCTACGGTCCTTTTACCGGCTTTTCACCATCGCGCGCACCCTGGCGCGCCACGATGCGCTGGCTTTCGTTGAAGACCTGGGTATCGCGCCCGGCCTCTGCCGAACACTGCGGTTCTTTTCGCCGCGCCGCAAATCGGGACGTCCCGGGCAGAAACTGGCCTCGGCACTCACCGAACTAGGCCCCAGCTTCGTGAAGCTGGGTCAGTTTCTTTCCACGCGCGCCGATCTGCTGGGTGAGGAAGTCGCGCTCGACCTTGCCGAGCTACAGGACCACCTGCCGCCCTTCCCCAGCGACCAGGCCCGCCGCGTTATAGAACGGGAACTGGGGCAACCGGTTGCAACATTGTTCTCAGCGTTTTCCGAGGAGGCGGTATCCGCCGCCTCCATCGCCCAAGTGCATTTCGCCGTAACCAGCGAGGGCGAGGAAGTGGCGGTCAAAATTCTGCGCCCCCAAATTGAACGGGCTTTTCGCCGGGATCTCGACCTCTTCTACTGGTTGGCAAACTTGTCCCTACGTGCGCAGCCGCGCCTAGCCCGCCTCAAGCCTGTGGATTTGGTAAGGCTTTTCGAGGAACAGGTGACCATGGAAATGGACCTGCGCCTGGAGGCTGCGGCAGCATCGGAGCTAGCGGAGAACTTTGAGCATGACCCGACCTATGTTGTCCCGCATGTGGATTGGGAACGGACCGCGCGCCGGGTGTTGACCACCACCCGCCTGTCCGGCATTCCGCTCGATGACCGCGAGGCCTTGCTGGCGGCAGGGCATGATCTCGAAGAAGTCCTGACCCGTGCGGCGGCAACCTTCTTCAATCAGGTTTTCCGTGATGGCTTCTTTCATGGCGACCAGCACCCGGGGAATATGTTCGTCGATTCCGACGGCAATATCGGCGCTGTCGATTTTGGCATCATGGGGCGCTTGGACCACGAAACCCGCATGGTGCTGGCGGATATGCTGTTGGCGGTACTGGCGAAGGACTACCGCCGCCTAGCTCAAGTGCAGGTCGATGCCGGTTTCCTGCCCGCCGGACGGCCGCTGGACTCCTATGTCCAGGCCTTGAGAAGCGTTTGCGAGCCGATCTTCGGCAAGCCTTTGGCCGAGATTTCCTTCGCCAACCTCCTGACCCAGTTGTTTCAACTCACGGAATCGTTCGAGCTGGAGGTACAGCCGCAACTGACCTTGCTTCAGAAGAACATGATGATGGCCGAGGGCGTCAGCCGCGTTCTCGACCCCCGACTCAACATCTGGTCCCTGGCCGAGCCGCTGATCGCCGATTGGGTGGCCCGCAACCGCGGCGCGCCGGCACGAGCCCGCGAGGGCCTACAAACACTGGAGGCGACCCTGCGACGCATCCCCCGTATTGTGGAAAATCTGGAGCGCGCGACCAAGGAGCTGGCGAACGACGGCCTCCGGCTCGCCCCTCAGGACAGCCATCGAATGCGCTGGAGCGAAAAGGTAGCGCTTGCCGCTGCTTTCACCGCCGCCATTCTCGCTCTCTTCGCGCTGTTGGATTAG
- the coaBC gene encoding bifunctional phosphopantothenoylcysteine decarboxylase/phosphopantothenate--cysteine ligase CoaBC — translation MLQGKRILLIVAGGIAAYKSLDLVRRLRERGCSVRAVLTKAGAEFVTPLSLSALTEDKVYGDLFSLTDEKEMGHIQLSRDADLVVVAPATADLLAKLACGLADDLASTALLATDKPVLAAPAMNVRMWDHPATQHNLRTLKERGVIFVGPNEGDMACGEFGPGRMAEPLEIVAAIDTALGGEGPLSGLTAIVTSGPTHEAIDPVRYIANRSSGRQGHAIAAALAGLGANTLLVTGPVSQPDPAGVRVAKVETAEEMLRACQEGLPADILVCAAAVADWRVAKTAGQKIKKEDGGKLPVLSLTTNPDILATLSKPGRKRPRLVIGFAAETENLEANARSKRERKGCDWILANDVSDTNGIFGGAENEILVIDTAGQESWPRMDKQAVAQRLAQRVAQHFANRKKR, via the coding sequence ATGCTTCAGGGCAAGCGCATACTCTTGATCGTGGCAGGTGGCATCGCCGCCTATAAGAGCCTGGACCTAGTGCGCCGCCTGCGGGAGCGAGGCTGCTCCGTTCGCGCTGTTCTCACAAAAGCGGGTGCAGAGTTCGTCACTCCCTTGTCCCTATCGGCGCTGACGGAGGACAAAGTCTATGGTGACCTTTTCTCGCTGACCGACGAAAAAGAGATGGGCCATATTCAGCTCAGCCGCGACGCAGATCTTGTGGTGGTCGCTCCGGCAACAGCCGATCTTCTGGCCAAGCTAGCCTGCGGCCTAGCCGACGATCTCGCCTCCACAGCCCTTTTGGCGACCGACAAACCCGTATTGGCCGCACCCGCCATGAACGTGCGCATGTGGGACCATCCCGCCACCCAGCATAACCTGCGAACCCTGAAAGAGCGTGGTGTGATCTTTGTGGGACCCAACGAAGGCGACATGGCCTGTGGTGAGTTCGGACCGGGACGTATGGCCGAACCCCTGGAGATTGTGGCGGCCATCGACACAGCACTTGGTGGCGAAGGTCCTTTGAGTGGTCTGACGGCGATCGTGACCAGCGGCCCGACCCACGAGGCTATCGACCCGGTACGCTACATCGCCAACCGCTCCTCAGGCCGCCAAGGGCACGCCATAGCCGCGGCGCTGGCCGGTTTAGGCGCCAACACGCTGCTCGTTACCGGCCCCGTCTCCCAGCCAGACCCTGCTGGCGTTCGCGTCGCCAAGGTCGAAACGGCGGAAGAGATGCTACGGGCCTGCCAGGAAGGCCTGCCCGCCGATATTTTGGTCTGCGCGGCGGCAGTCGCGGACTGGCGCGTTGCCAAGACGGCAGGGCAGAAGATCAAGAAAGAGGACGGCGGCAAATTGCCGGTGCTGTCACTCACTACCAACCCGGATATTCTGGCCACTCTTTCCAAGCCGGGTCGCAAGCGCCCCCGCCTTGTAATTGGTTTTGCCGCCGAGACCGAAAATCTGGAGGCCAACGCCCGCAGTAAACGCGAGCGCAAGGGCTGTGACTGGATACTCGCCAACGACGTTTCGGATACCAATGGCATATTCGGCGGCGCGGAGAACGAGATCCTCGTGATTGATACGGCCGGGCAGGAGTCTTGGCCTCGGATGGACAAACAGGCCGTGGCGCAACGCCTGGCGCAGCGCGTGGCCCAGCATTTTGCCAACAGGAAGAAGAGATGA
- the dut gene encoding dUTP diphosphatase, translating to MTQNTKIAVAVQRLPHGEDLPLPAYATSDSAGLDLMAATDEPLTLQPGERRLIPTGLAMALPSGFEAQVRPRSGLALKQGITVLNSPGTIDADYRGEVGVILINLGQEAFTVERGQRIAQMVVAPVTQLAWQEVRNLEDSARGSGGFGSTGH from the coding sequence ATGACCCAGAACACCAAGATCGCCGTTGCTGTCCAGCGCCTTCCCCACGGAGAGGACCTACCACTTCCAGCCTACGCGACGAGCGACAGCGCCGGACTGGACCTGATGGCCGCAACGGATGAACCTCTGACGCTGCAGCCGGGAGAGCGGCGGTTGATCCCCACGGGCCTCGCAATGGCGCTGCCGAGCGGTTTCGAAGCACAAGTACGTCCGCGATCGGGACTTGCGCTCAAGCAGGGCATCACCGTGCTCAACAGTCCCGGCACCATCGATGCGGATTATCGCGGCGAAGTCGGAGTCATTTTGATCAACCTGGGACAGGAAGCCTTCACTGTGGAGCGCGGACAACGCATAGCGCAAATGGTCGTTGCCCCCGTTACCCAGCTTGCCTGGCAAGAAGTAAGGAATCTCGAAGACAGCGCCCGCGGCAGCGGGGGTTTTGGCTCAACGGGGCACTGA
- a CDS encoding RrF2 family transcriptional regulator, translating into MLRLSKKLLFAIEAVVDIAYNAGTEPVRSNEISERQGIPRRYLEQVLQHLVQNGVLTGQRGPRGGYRLARERRRITIGEIIRTVRELEGTGDPASETEGSDIGVKVVRPIWTEMQQEMMSRFDLMTVEDLCRKARELRIERDAPDIPDFCI; encoded by the coding sequence ATGCTGAGACTCTCCAAGAAGTTGCTCTTTGCAATAGAGGCGGTCGTCGACATCGCCTACAACGCCGGAACGGAGCCGGTGCGCTCCAACGAGATTTCCGAGCGACAGGGTATCCCGAGGCGTTATCTCGAACAGGTGCTGCAACATCTCGTGCAGAATGGTGTCCTGACGGGTCAGCGTGGCCCGCGCGGCGGCTATCGCCTGGCTCGCGAAAGGCGGCGCATCACGATTGGTGAAATCATCCGCACCGTTCGGGAATTGGAAGGCACGGGCGACCCGGCCAGCGAAACCGAGGGATCAGATATTGGCGTCAAGGTCGTTCGCCCGATCTGGACGGAAATGCAGCAGGAAATGATGTCTCGGTTTGATTTGATGACCGTTGAAGATCTTTGCCGAAAAGCCCGAGAGTTACGCATCGAGCGGGATGCGCCGGACATTCCGGATTTCTGCATCTGA
- the cysK gene encoding cysteine synthase A produces the protein MPSKGTAVPCFRGRIYNSILETIGATPLIRLPRLASTYSTKGEILAKCEFFNPLSSVKDRIGMAMIEAMEKNGQITPGKTTIVEPTSGNTGIALAFACAAKGYRLILTMPETMSVERRKMLRLLGAELELTEGAKGMRGAIARAQELLDELPDAAMPQQFSNPANPEIHRTTTAEEIWADTQGDLDVFMGGVGTGGTITGCGQVLKARNPKLRVVAIEPEDSAILSGGEPGPHKIQGIGAGFVPDNLDTSVIDEVICISNDRAFAMARQAAVLEGLPVGISSGAALAAAIEVAQRREMAGKRIVVVLPSGAERYLTTDLFEGLV, from the coding sequence ATGCCATCCAAAGGCACCGCCGTGCCCTGTTTCAGAGGGCGCATCTACAACAGCATTCTGGAGACAATAGGCGCAACGCCTCTGATACGCCTCCCGCGCCTCGCCAGTACGTATTCTACCAAGGGCGAGATTCTGGCCAAGTGTGAATTCTTCAATCCACTTAGCTCCGTCAAGGATCGCATTGGCATGGCTATGATAGAGGCCATGGAGAAAAACGGGCAGATCACGCCCGGGAAGACCACGATCGTCGAGCCGACCTCCGGCAATACAGGTATTGCGCTGGCCTTTGCCTGCGCCGCCAAGGGGTATCGTCTAATTCTGACCATGCCGGAGACCATGTCTGTCGAGCGTCGCAAGATGCTCCGGTTACTGGGCGCCGAGCTGGAGTTGACCGAGGGCGCCAAAGGTATGCGAGGTGCTATTGCCCGCGCGCAGGAACTGCTCGACGAATTGCCCGACGCGGCGATGCCGCAGCAATTCTCGAACCCTGCCAACCCGGAAATCCATCGAACCACCACCGCCGAGGAAATCTGGGCCGACACCCAGGGCGACCTCGACGTCTTTATGGGCGGTGTCGGCACCGGCGGCACAATAACCGGCTGCGGACAAGTGCTCAAAGCCCGGAACCCGAAGCTGCGTGTCGTTGCGATCGAACCCGAAGACAGTGCCATCCTTTCCGGCGGCGAACCGGGCCCCCACAAGATTCAGGGGATCGGCGCAGGCTTCGTGCCGGATAACCTGGATACCAGCGTCATCGACGAGGTGATCTGCATATCCAATGATCGTGCCTTTGCAATGGCGCGCCAAGCCGCCGTGCTGGAAGGGCTGCCGGTCGGCATTTCCTCCGGCGCCGCGCTGGCCGCGGCGATCGAGGTTGCCCAACGGCGCGAAATGGCTGGCAAGCGCATCGTCGTCGTTCTGCCTTCGGGGGCCGAACGTTATCTGACCACTGACCTCTTTGAGGGCTTGGTATAG
- a CDS encoding uracil-DNA glycosylase family protein: MPDAFDTLLKSVRDCRICAAHLPLGPRPVVQASQTARLLIIGQAPGTRVHETGIPWNDASGERLRDWLRLDRDLFYDPCQIAIVPMGFCYPGRDPKGGDNPPRPECAPTWHAPLLRHLPQVEVTLLIGMHAQARYLAKTRKKTMTETVAAFREYGPEFIPLPHPSWRNTAWIKRNPWFERDTLVYLRARMQKLFPSN; the protein is encoded by the coding sequence TTGCCGGACGCATTCGACACTCTGCTGAAGTCGGTTCGAGACTGTCGCATTTGCGCGGCGCACCTACCCTTGGGGCCGCGTCCCGTCGTTCAGGCCAGCCAGACCGCCCGCCTGCTCATTATCGGACAAGCGCCTGGAACCCGCGTTCATGAAACCGGCATCCCTTGGAACGACGCCTCTGGCGAACGCCTTCGCGACTGGCTGCGTCTTGACAGAGACCTCTTCTATGACCCGTGCCAGATCGCTATCGTTCCCATGGGATTTTGCTATCCGGGCCGCGATCCGAAGGGCGGCGACAATCCGCCACGCCCGGAGTGTGCGCCCACTTGGCACGCGCCTCTCCTGCGGCATCTGCCACAGGTGGAAGTCACGTTGCTGATCGGTATGCACGCCCAGGCTCGCTATCTGGCAAAAACCCGCAAGAAGACCATGACCGAAACGGTCGCTGCTTTTCGCGAGTACGGCCCTGAATTTATTCCGCTGCCCCATCCGTCATGGCGTAACACCGCCTGGATCAAGAGGAATCCCTGGTTCGAGCGCGATACCTTGGTTTATTTGCGCGCACGCATGCAAAAGCTTTTCCCAAGCAACTAG
- a CDS encoding class I SAM-dependent methyltransferase, with the protein MTYEAFKEAEMVGWNARAQTYNDYTGQVTTQAIPTLLAMAETTPKKQVLDLCCGTGRAAGAAVALGAFAEGIDASAAMVDAARRDFPKAAFDVGDAESIPREDDRYDAVICSFGLMHVGSPEALFSEMVRVLKPGGRVALSHWIGPPESPFFRIVFGTVQRLADMSAVPPSPPPFTLSSEEAMREALEQAGFEEVDVRRLPLVFRSPAGRFADHFRKFAARAAVILDQQTDAVLNEIYSSWETELESFLVEGEYKVPMPALAVSAVCGR; encoded by the coding sequence ATGACCTATGAAGCATTCAAAGAGGCTGAAATGGTGGGTTGGAATGCGCGTGCGCAGACCTACAACGATTACACGGGGCAGGTCACAACCCAAGCGATTCCAACACTCCTAGCGATGGCCGAAACAACCCCCAAGAAGCAAGTTCTTGATCTTTGTTGCGGAACCGGAAGGGCCGCCGGCGCAGCGGTTGCCTTAGGTGCCTTTGCAGAAGGCATTGATGCATCCGCGGCGATGGTGGATGCGGCCCGAAGAGATTTCCCAAAGGCGGCCTTTGACGTGGGCGACGCCGAGTCCATTCCACGTGAAGATGACAGATACGATGCCGTTATCTGTTCGTTTGGGCTCATGCATGTAGGCAGCCCCGAGGCTTTGTTCAGCGAGATGGTGCGGGTATTGAAACCCGGAGGGCGGGTGGCACTCAGCCATTGGATCGGCCCGCCAGAGTCTCCTTTTTTCCGGATCGTCTTTGGCACGGTGCAGCGCCTAGCAGATATGTCGGCAGTGCCGCCGTCGCCGCCTCCTTTTACCCTTTCGTCAGAGGAAGCCATGCGAGAGGCCCTGGAGCAGGCAGGTTTCGAAGAGGTAGACGTGCGTCGGCTTCCTCTTGTCTTCAGGTCTCCGGCCGGGAGATTCGCCGATCACTTCAGAAAGTTCGCCGCAAGAGCGGCTGTCATCCTCGACCAACAGACGGATGCCGTCTTGAATGAAATCTACTCTTCGTGGGAAACCGAACTCGAAAGCTTCCTTGTGGAGGGAGAGTACAAAGTACCAATGCCTGCGCTTGCCGTGTCCGCAGTTTGCGGACGGTGA
- a CDS encoding GlxA family transcriptional regulator, with product MSRDFTSDPLRIDVLAAESCRGAILYGLYDLLASVGTAWSYLTEGTFQPPMTRVRIVARDKEPFRCIGRVPVMPDATLEEADDAEIICLPNFRIGEVERPKDVLGPEIDWILRRHASGARLACACSGAALLADAGLLDGEEATAHWSMREIFRKRWPSVAFCPDRTLTFAGPGDSIVMSGGMASWADLALYVIARFLGPEHAAKSARFYCVDPRPDGQRHFAAPMRRLQTEDAVIRECQEWLADGYGEHDAVGRMIAQSGLPRRTFDRRFRAATGYSPTDYVQSLRIEEAKQFLEMEGHNVESIAEAVGYSDTRAFRRLFKKMTGLSPAEYRRRFSSSGFLSPR from the coding sequence ATGAGTAGGGATTTCACAAGCGACCCACTTCGAATCGACGTCCTTGCTGCGGAAAGTTGTAGAGGCGCAATTCTCTACGGCCTGTATGACCTTCTGGCGTCGGTCGGCACCGCCTGGTCCTACCTGACAGAAGGAACTTTTCAGCCGCCCATGACACGCGTCAGGATCGTTGCGCGCGACAAGGAGCCATTTCGCTGCATAGGCCGGGTACCGGTCATGCCGGATGCGACTCTTGAGGAAGCCGATGATGCAGAGATCATCTGTCTGCCCAATTTCAGGATTGGGGAGGTAGAAAGGCCAAAGGACGTGCTGGGACCGGAAATCGATTGGATTCTGCGCCGCCACGCATCCGGAGCCCGCCTCGCATGCGCCTGCTCTGGTGCCGCGCTCCTGGCCGATGCCGGCCTGTTGGACGGCGAAGAAGCCACGGCCCACTGGTCAATGAGAGAGATTTTTCGAAAGCGTTGGCCAAGCGTAGCGTTTTGCCCGGACCGTACGCTAACCTTCGCAGGGCCAGGAGACTCAATTGTGATGTCCGGTGGGATGGCCTCCTGGGCGGATCTTGCACTCTATGTGATTGCGCGATTTCTTGGTCCCGAACATGCCGCCAAGTCCGCGCGGTTCTACTGCGTCGACCCCCGCCCCGATGGGCAGCGTCACTTTGCGGCACCCATGCGGCGGCTACAGACCGAGGACGCCGTCATCCGGGAATGCCAGGAATGGCTTGCCGACGGATACGGTGAACATGACGCCGTTGGCCGCATGATTGCCCAATCCGGCCTGCCAAGACGTACATTCGACCGCCGCTTCCGCGCAGCTACCGGCTACAGTCCAACGGATTACGTGCAGTCCTTGAGAATCGAAGAAGCAAAACAGTTCCTCGAAATGGAAGGGCACAATGTAGAATCAATTGCTGAAGCCGTGGGTTACTCGGACACGAGAGCTTTCCGCCGCCTGTTCAAGAAGATGACCGGGCTAAGCCCTGCGGAGTATCGGCGGCGCTTTTCGAGCAGCGGCTTCCTTTCGCCACGATGA
- a CDS encoding metallopeptidase family protein, translated as MAYIASRPFTTPPSLADIEAMARECYAGVPDSLRRHCEGVVVQVQDFPDDETMEAMDCESPFDLLGLYQGVDLTRRSVGDQPEDVDTIFLYRRPILDYWCETEESLMHVVRHVLIHEIGHHFGFSDDDMDRIEGQVS; from the coding sequence ATGGCCTACATAGCAAGCAGACCCTTTACGACGCCACCCAGTCTGGCGGACATAGAGGCGATGGCGCGGGAATGCTACGCGGGCGTACCGGATTCCCTTCGGCGTCACTGCGAGGGTGTTGTCGTGCAGGTGCAGGATTTTCCCGACGACGAAACTATGGAGGCCATGGACTGTGAGAGCCCCTTCGATTTATTGGGGTTGTATCAGGGTGTGGATTTGACGCGGCGGTCGGTCGGCGATCAGCCTGAAGACGTTGACACGATTTTTCTCTATAGACGGCCGATCCTGGACTATTGGTGCGAAACCGAGGAAAGCCTGATGCACGTCGTGCGGCATGTGCTGATCCACGAGATTGGCCACCACTTCGGATTCTCAGACGACGATATGGACCGGATCGAAGGTCAGGTGTCCTAG
- a CDS encoding SDR family NAD(P)-dependent oxidoreductase yields the protein MDVKGLGAVVTGAGSGLGAETARHLAKSGAKVAVLDVNEEAAKAVAAEIGGIGLACDVASAAAGEEAVAKARDTHGPCRILVNCAGIAPAKRIVGRDGAMPLDAFEKVIAVNLIGSFNMLRLCAADMLGAEPLNDDGERGVIISTSSIAGVEGQLGQVAYAASKAGINGMMLPAAREFARSGVRVLTIAPGLIGTPLLLNMPQEVQDNLAGQVPFPSRFGHPSEFARLVLHICENAMLNADIIRLDGAMRMQ from the coding sequence ATGGATGTGAAGGGTTTAGGCGCGGTTGTTACCGGTGCGGGTTCGGGTTTAGGCGCGGAAACGGCCCGGCATTTGGCCAAATCGGGCGCAAAAGTTGCGGTCCTGGATGTTAATGAGGAAGCGGCAAAGGCGGTTGCGGCGGAAATAGGTGGTATCGGTCTTGCTTGCGATGTTGCCAGCGCCGCCGCCGGTGAAGAGGCCGTTGCCAAGGCTCGCGACACTCACGGGCCCTGTCGAATTTTGGTCAATTGCGCCGGAATTGCGCCCGCAAAGCGGATTGTCGGCCGAGACGGTGCAATGCCTTTGGATGCCTTTGAAAAGGTCATCGCCGTTAATCTTATCGGTAGCTTCAACATGCTTCGGCTTTGCGCGGCCGATATGCTGGGCGCCGAACCTCTGAACGATGATGGGGAACGCGGCGTCATCATCTCGACGTCTTCGATCGCCGGCGTCGAAGGTCAGCTCGGGCAAGTCGCCTATGCGGCATCCAAGGCGGGGATCAACGGCATGATGTTGCCCGCCGCGCGTGAGTTCGCCCGTTCAGGTGTGCGTGTGTTGACCATAGCGCCTGGTCTGATCGGAACGCCGCTCCTTTTGAACATGCCGCAGGAAGTCCAAGACAATCTTGCCGGACAGGTGCCTTTCCCATCACGTTTTGGACACCCGTCGGAGTTCGCCCGGTTGGTGCTGCACATCTGTGAGAACGCCATGCTGAACGCCGATATCATCCGCCTGGATGGCGCAATGCGCATGCAGTAA
- a CDS encoding YkvA family protein has translation MNGHQDPLDDKRFQRDSARVETGFWPKVRRVFGRVPFLEDAIAAYFCARDPATPFQVKAIAMAALAYFVLPTDVVPDFVAGLGYTDDAAVFLAAWRSVANHVKPDHRRQAQETLVRLQSGKTPED, from the coding sequence ATGAACGGTCATCAAGATCCACTCGACGACAAACGCTTCCAACGCGACAGCGCGCGCGTTGAAACAGGGTTTTGGCCCAAAGTGCGTCGTGTATTCGGCCGCGTGCCCTTCCTGGAAGACGCAATTGCAGCTTACTTCTGCGCCCGCGATCCGGCGACGCCATTTCAAGTAAAGGCGATCGCGATGGCGGCGCTTGCCTATTTCGTGCTGCCTACTGATGTGGTTCCAGACTTTGTCGCCGGGCTGGGGTACACAGACGATGCGGCGGTATTTTTGGCGGCTTGGCGCAGCGTGGCCAATCACGTCAAACCTGACCATCGTCGGCAGGCCCAGGAGACTCTCGTAAGATTGCAGTCGGGGAAAACCCCCGAAGACTGA
- a CDS encoding DUF3429 domain-containing protein, producing the protein MALTEVPRPALTLGVVGLFPFLIGATGSWLLPDPYNFLAAQAGLVYAPVIVTFLGAVHWGYAMADGKSAMSFARLGFSILPALVSWVALLSHPTPALILMAACFSALYLADVRAIQTGRFPAWYRDLRRPLTIVVLLCLLSLLIFSLRMNA; encoded by the coding sequence ATGGCCTTGACTGAGGTTCCACGCCCCGCACTAACCTTGGGTGTCGTTGGTCTGTTTCCCTTTTTGATCGGCGCAACCGGTAGCTGGCTTTTGCCCGACCCCTATAATTTCCTGGCCGCACAAGCAGGGTTGGTTTACGCGCCGGTGATCGTGACATTTCTCGGCGCGGTGCATTGGGGGTACGCAATGGCTGACGGCAAAAGCGCCATGTCTTTTGCCCGCCTTGGGTTTTCCATACTGCCGGCATTGGTGTCCTGGGTTGCGCTGCTGTCACATCCGACGCCGGCGCTAATCCTGATGGCCGCTTGTTTCTCCGCGCTCTATCTCGCCGATGTACGCGCTATTCAAACCGGTCGGTTTCCCGCTTGGTATAGAGACTTACGGCGACCACTGACCATCGTGGTGTTGCTCTGCCTTTTGAGCCTGCTGATTTTCTCACTCAGGATGAACGCTTGA
- a CDS encoding DMT family transporter, translating to MTQTTITEKPTSSSIVLRFARLTPNARGACWMVLGALGFAINGALIKYLAYDGLDPFQIAMARAFFALFILLPFIWKAGPKAFRTRHPGIHLLRGVIGSVAMMCGFYAVAHLPLADVAALGFTQPLFTILLAVILLKEPVAWQRWLATAIGFCGVLLMVRPGHHSFDPVMLVALLMAFGIGLSVVLVKMMPREESTTVLLTYFCIASLVTTSIPALIAWRDPTVLQWLVLAAIGVIGAGAQSFLLRAYKVGEATFVSPFDYSKIIIASALGFYIFGEIPTIWTGLGAAVIVGSTYHIARSESRAAAVKRSS from the coding sequence ATGACACAAACCACAATAACCGAGAAGCCAACTTCCAGTAGCATTGTATTGCGCTTCGCGCGGCTGACACCCAATGCGAGAGGCGCCTGTTGGATGGTTCTAGGCGCGCTTGGATTTGCCATCAACGGCGCTCTTATCAAGTATCTGGCCTATGATGGCCTGGATCCCTTTCAGATTGCCATGGCGCGCGCATTCTTTGCGCTTTTCATTCTGCTGCCTTTCATCTGGAAGGCTGGCCCAAAAGCCTTTCGCACCCGGCATCCCGGAATTCATTTGCTGCGCGGCGTAATCGGAAGCGTGGCCATGATGTGCGGTTTCTATGCGGTGGCTCATTTGCCGTTGGCCGATGTCGCCGCGCTTGGCTTCACCCAACCACTCTTTACCATCCTGCTGGCCGTGATTCTGTTGAAGGAGCCGGTCGCGTGGCAGCGCTGGCTTGCCACGGCTATAGGATTTTGCGGCGTCCTGCTGATGGTGCGGCCTGGGCATCACAGCTTTGATCCAGTCATGCTGGTCGCCTTGCTTATGGCTTTTGGGATTGGCCTCTCGGTGGTGCTGGTCAAGATGATGCCGCGCGAGGAAAGTACGACGGTTCTTTTAACCTATTTTTGCATTGCGTCGCTGGTGACCACGAGTATTCCAGCTTTGATTGCCTGGCGTGATCCCACCGTCCTGCAGTGGCTGGTCCTCGCGGCGATCGGCGTGATCGGTGCTGGCGCCCAGTCCTTTCTGCTCCGGGCCTACAAGGTTGGGGAGGCGACCTTCGTTTCACCCTTTGATTACTCGAAAATCATCATCGCTTCCGCCCTGGGTTTCTACATTTTCGGTGAGATACCGACGATTTGGACCGGTTTGGGGGCGGCGGTGATCGTCGGCAGCACATATCACATCGCGCGAAGCGAGTCGCGAGCCGCAGCCGTCAAGCGTTCATCCTGA